The following proteins are encoded in a genomic region of Coffea eugenioides isolate CCC68of chromosome 6, Ceug_1.0, whole genome shotgun sequence:
- the LOC113774339 gene encoding zinc finger MYM-type protein 1-like, which translates to MKVECRTHLLVSIDCARFLLRQGLAFHGHDESDIFENQGNFLELLHFLAGHNDDIKKVVLENAPKNLKLIAPDIQKDISNALASETTSIIVNAIGHKLFAILCDESRDASTKEQLTIVIRYVDSHGYVIERFLGILHVRDTTALSLKKAIDVLFSKHGLSMSQIHGQGYDGASNMRGSSQRQEILREQRLKKALTI; encoded by the exons ATGAAGGTTGAGTGTCGGACTCATTTATTAGTTTCAATAGATTGTGCTAGATTTCTCCTACGCCAAGGTTTGGCATTTCATGGTCATGATGAATCTGATATCTTTGAAAATCAAggaaattttcttgaacttttgcACTTCCTTGCGGGTCATAATGATGATATAAAAAAGGTTGTTCTTGAAAATGCCCCTAAAAATCTCAAACTCATTGCTCCAGATATTCAAAAGGATATTTCAAATGCTTTGGCAAGTGAGACTACAAGTATTATTGTAAATGCCATTGGACACAAATTGTTTGCTATTTTATGTGATGAATCTCGTGATGCATCAACAAAGGAGCAATTAACAATTGTTATACGTTACGTGGATTCACATGGATATGTGATTGAGCGTTTTCTTGGCATTCTACATGTAAGAGATACTACTGCTCTTTCACTTAAGAAAGCAATTGATGTATTATTTTCAAAGCATGGTTTGAGCATGTCACAAATCCATGGTCAAGGTTATGATGGTGCTAGTAACATGCGAG GTTCATCTCAAAGACAAGAAATTCTTAGAGAACAACGACTTAAGAAAGCGTTGACGATCTAA
- the LOC113774341 gene encoding uncharacterized protein LOC113774341 yields the protein MTGELVSGRGLNQETSLQRACDTRWGSHFGSLLKLVLIYDSVIDVLMILENDGLVEQRGQAYALLNSLQSFEFAFILHLMKKIMGITNALSEALQRKDQDFANVMGLVKVSKQQLQATREYGWDFLLDEVSFDKIKLIRLAEHYPCEFSKLDILALDT from the exons ATGACTGGAGAACTTGTGAGTGGTCGGGGCTTAAATCAAGAAACTAGCCTTCAAAGAGCTTGTGATACACGTTGGGGTTCACATTTTGGCTCGTTGTTGAAGTTGGTTCTTATTTATGATTCTGTAATAGATGTTCTTATGATACTTGAAAATGATGGTCTTGTGGAGCAAAGAGGTCAAGCATATGCACTTCTTAATTCTTTGCAATCTTTtgaatttgcatttattttacaCTTGATGAAGAAAATCATGGGAATAACGAATGCACTATCTGAAGCattacaaaggaaggatcaagATTTTGCGAATGTAATGGGTCTAGTCAAGGTTTCCAAGCAACAATTACAAGCTACTAGGGAATATGGATGGGATTTTTTACTTGATGAAGTTT CATTTGATAAGATAAAGTTGATTCGTCTTGCAGAACATTATCCTTGTGAGTTTTCTAAGTTGGATATTCTTGCACTTGACACTTAA
- the LOC113774342 gene encoding uncharacterized protein LOC113774342, which produces MTASDYWSFQALRPSMWNFLRSRSAASYNYILLRSPHFHKAKGETSWEGGSGKVWKQLWKMKIKHKQKLIVWKCLNQALPSREAVHKRTGNGDIICKLCGENSETMEHRFFQCKQAQMIWRMAPLQWDGLTEHTADFRRWWSMLMEVQTRKDGREHITLTVEILWQIWKVRNEVEFEGKNRHPMEVIRKATKDWEEYHQSQQIEHRMSISETEIAQDEEERVGEDDNLLNISVEVGQHVEGQNMGIGVTTENNLCQKCEAWMLNERSTGSAVLDNLLAIKLALCKLKGKGWQHIKIQTPCTQVLNMIRYQASSNQRLATHLEDIKDLCSMFRKCSFDSLPVEMNRLSAKLSRLAMHTL; this is translated from the exons ATGACAGCTTCTGATTACTGGAGTTTCCAGGCTTTGCGTCCATCCATGTGGAACTTCTTGAGGAGTC GCTCAGCTGCTTCTTACAACTACATCCTGTTGAGAAGCCCACATTTCCACAAAGCTAAGGGAGAGACAAGTTGGGAAGGAGGAAGTGGGAAAGTCTGGAAACAGCTGTGGAAGATGAAGATAAAGCACAAACAAAAGCTGATTGTATGGAAATGCCTGAACCAAGCCTTGCCAAGTAGGGAAGCAGTACATAAACGAACAGGAAATGGTGATATAATCTGCAAGCTATGTGGGGAAAATAGTGAAACAATGGAACACAGATTCTTTCAGTGTAAACAAGCACAAATGATATGGCGGATGGCACCCCTCCAGTGGGATGGACTTACGGAGCACACTGCTGATTTTAGAAGATGGTGGAGTATGTTAATGGAAGTGCAGACGCGAAAGGATGGAAGAGAACACATAACCTTAACAGTGGAAATTCTTTGGCAGATCTGGAAAGTCAGGAATGAAGTTGAATTCGAAGGCAAGAATAGACATCCAATGGAAGTCATCAGGAAAGCAACCAAGGACTGGGAGGAGTATCACCAATCACAACAGATAGAACATCGAATGAGCATCTCAGAAACAGAAATAGCTCAAGATGAGGAGGAAAGGGTGGGGGAGGATGATAACTTGCTGAACATTAGCGTTGAGGTGGGGCAACACGTAGAAGGGCAAAATATGGGAATTGGAGTTACAACAGAAAACAATCTGTGCCAGAAATGTGAAGCTTGGATGCTGAATGAGAGAAGCACTGGATCAGCAGTGCTGGATAATCTTTTGGCCATCAAACTGGCACTTTGTAAGCTAAAGGGGAAAGGGTGGCAGCATATCAAGATCCAAACGCCATGCACTCAGGTCCTAAATATGATACGGTATCAAGCTTCTAGCAACCAAAGGCTGGCAACTCACCTGGAGGACATAAAAGATCTTTGCTCAATGTTTAGGAAATGCTCATTTGATAGCTTGCCTGTTGAAATGAATAGACTCAGTGCTAAACTGAGTAGATTAGCTATGCATACACTTTGA
- the LOC113775226 gene encoding F-box protein At5g07610-like, with the protein MADEEDKPQLRLTHYTSKISGTTPLHSAVSPLPPPPSPSTLSIINNEDLLTEILLCLPPKSLLRLQCVSKLWLSIISRPNFRRLHARRNPTSSAAATNLFFYRVFCWVPEFNFLCLSNSLEDVNSMRVITSNLSNRREGFPWRIHSCNGLICLDPYDDESTKFFMYNPTTNQSRFIQLPDSPEDRHSIRDLSLAFDPLKPDHYKILCVWMRLPEIVLRFSLYSSETGVWKETDESYEFDFEWDEELDEDDNLSSMFNSINVLFKYGAYLDDAMHWANADGDFLCFDLWSERFKPMPSPLIPDDQWRRNILYFGESGGHLHLIETYSPRATLVDVLEMESDYSKWYVKHRVDLDFLIVEYPLIVNEAFDPDEVERYQFRVPSFVADEKENKAKLVLSLPGKLISYDIITKKVVEHVEINPPGALYFGENLTLYDWIDAHKHLETLACV; encoded by the coding sequence ATGGCGGACGAAGAAGACAAACCCCAACTTCGTCTCACCCATTATACCTCGAAAATCTCCGGCACCACCCCACTTCATTCCGCCGTCTCACCACTGCCGCCGCCACCATCTCCATCAACCCTGTCCATCATCAACAACGAAGACCTCTTAACCGAAATTCTACTCTGCTTACCACCAAAATCCCTCCTGCGCTTGCAATGCGTCTCCAAACTATGGCTCTCAATCATTTCCAGGCCCAATTTCCGCCGCCTTCACGCCCGCCGCAATCCCACCTCCTCCGCCGCCGCCACCAACCTCTTCTTTTACCGGGTATTTTGTTGGGTTCCTGAGTTCAATTTCCTTTGTCTTAGCAATAGTTTGGAAGATGTCAATTCCATGCGTGTTATAACTTCTAATTTGAGCAATCGAAGGGAGGGTTTTCCATGGCGGATTCACTCCTGTAATGGGTTGATCTGTTTGGACCCGTACGATGATGAAAGCACAAAATTTTTTATGTATAATCCTACTACCAATCAGAGTCGGTTTATTCAGCTTCCGGATTCGCCCGAGGATCGCCATTCAATTAGGGATTTGAGTTTGGCTTTCGATCCTTTAAAACCCGACCACTACAAAATTTTATGCGTTTGGATGAGGTTGCCGGAGATTGTACTCCGGTTTTCATTGTACTCCTCGGAGACTGGGGTTTGGAAGGAGACAGATGAGTCCTATGAGTTTGATTTTGAGTGGGATGAGGAGCTTGACGAGGATGACAACTTGAGTTCCATGTTCAATAGTATAAATGTTCTTTTCAAGTATGGGGCTTATTTGGATGATGCTATGCATTGGGCGAATGCTGATGGGGATTTTTTGTGCTTTGATTTGTGGAGTGAGAGGTTCAAGCCAATGCCAAGTCCTTTGATTCCTGATGACCAGTGGAGAAGGAATATCTTGTACTTTGGGGAGTCTGGTGGGCATTTACATCTCATCGAGACGTACAGTCCTCGAGCTACATTGGTTGATGTTCTGGAGATGGAGAGTGATTATTCGAAGTGGTATGTCAAGCATCGTGTTGATCTTGATTTTTTGATCGTTGAGTACCCGTTGATTGTCAATGAGGCATTTGATCCTGATGAAGTGGAAAGATATCAATTTAGAGTTCCGAGTTTTGTTGCAGATGAAAAAGAGAACAAGGCAAAGCTTGTGTTGTCATTGCCAGGTAAGTTGATCTCATATGACATTATCACAAAGAAGGTTGTTGAGCATGTGGAAATAAATCCTCCAGGTGCTCTTTATTTTGGAGAGAATCTTACATTGTATGATTGGATTGATGCACACAAGCACTTGGAAACACTTGCTTGTGTTTAG